The uncultured Cohaesibacter sp. genome segment GCCCAACATAATAGCCAGCCATAGTCAACTGACGTTGCACAGCCAGCGTGAGAGCTGCGTGATCTTTGCTCAAAGCGGCCACAGAGGTTTGCGCACTGTTGATCGTGCCGGTGATTTGTGGAGCGGTTGTCTGATTTACAGTCCGCTTCATTATCTCCCTTTCGGCAGATTGGGGCTGGTTGAACAGCGCATTGCCAATGATGGCTGAACTGGTGAGGGCCAGGACCAATATGCCAACCAGGGCTAGTGGGCTGTTTTTGGCCTCTTCTTCCCAGTCTTCATATGTGTCATAGGTATCAGACATCTGATTGTAACCTCGTTCCCAGTTAAGTGCCGGTGTCCATTTGCAGCGCCCGGCGGCGCGTCGTCTTTTTTAGCGAGTAGCAGATCAGGCGATCTTTTTACCTGAAAAGCTTACCTTTCCGTTATGAGGCGCGGTCATATCACCGTCATCCCCAACGTGGTTTTTCAAAGTGGCAACGGAATTTGTCGCTTCTTGGGCAGTATCCTTTTCCATGTCGACCGGTAGTGTGATGGTGACAGTTGTCCCTTTGCCAACTTTGCTCTTGATGTGGAAAGTTCCATTTTGCAGCTCAGCCAGACCGCGCGTGATGGAAAGGCCAATGCCTGCGCCCTCATAGCGACGCTGCAAGCTGCTTTCAGCCTGAACAAAGGGTTGGGCCAATTTTGGCAGATCTTTTTTGTCAATGCCAATGCCTGTATCGCTGACCTTGATCACCAAGAGTTCTGAAGCAAAAGCCTCTTCCTTGGTCGATCGGCACACACGCGCCACGGAAATACAAACCTGATCCCCCTTGTCACTGAATTTCAGCGCATTGGACAACAGGTTCAAAACGATCTGACGGCAGGCACGCGGATCAAGATTGACATCCGGCAAGTCATCGCTGCACTGGCTATAAAGCATGATGCCACGGCGATCTGCTTCGGTCTGCATCATCCGGCTACAGCCGGTGACCAGATCATTGAGATCAAAAGCTTGCGCATTGACTTCAAAATTACCCGATTCCAGACGAGACATATCAAGCAAGCTGTTGACCAGTTGCAGCAGATGGGTGCCGCCTTTGTGGATCAATTCGGCATATTCACGATTGCGCTCTTCATTGTCGCACGACAATTCCGGATGGCAGAGAATTTCCGAAAAACCGATAATGGTATTGAGCGGTGTCCGCAGCTCGTGCGTCACATTGGCCAGGAAACGAATTTTTCCTTCATTGGCTTTTTCCGCCTCGGCACGGGCCTCTTCCATAGCAAACTGCGTTTTCTTGCGCTTGGAGATGTCCCGCGATACGGCGATCACGCCAGCGATGAAGCCTTGTTCATCGCGTTTGGGGGAGCATTTCATTTCCACCCAACGCAAGATTGGTGCGGCCTTTGGTTTCTCACCAGCATTGCCGGCTTCGTGGTCAGAGATCGCCTTGGACATGACCTGCAATTCCACCGTAACCGGGTCATTGCAATCGTCTGGCTGGTTCATGCAGTCGGACAGGGCACGCAAATAGGCGGGACGATCCGGGATATGAACAAAATGAAACAGATTGTTGCCGTTCAACTGGTCCGGCGCGACGCCGAGCAAGGCGTAGCTGGCATCGGATGCATAGGTCACATCGCCAGAGCGGTCATGACGGGTAATCATGTCCGAGACTGTGTTCGCAATTGAGCGGTAATGCAGCTCTTTTGCCGACAGGCTGGACACTCTGAAGCGATGCAATTGTTCAATACGCACGGCCAGCAGACCGGCATAGATGATAGCCAGAATAATTGAGATGCTGCCGATTACAGATTGAGCCGGGCTGGCGACTTCCAGGCCGGAGAGCAGTTGCGCTTCTTGCAAGGCAAAGAGCCCGGCGACAGCGGCAAGGCAGATCAACAAGGCCTTTTTGATGATCCGGCCATTACCAGATAGAGCAACCTCAAGCGGAATGACGCCCAGCCAGATCAAATGAGCGGAATAGACGCCACCGGTCATCGAAGCGACCCAGCTGATACATGCAGCGGTCAGTGCTGCGGTCACCAGAAAGGCATTGCTGAGCTTGCCAGTTTTGGACAGATAGGCAACCGAGACAAGAGGGGCCAACATCCAGAGCGGCACAAGAGAGAGCGGTGTGGAAAGCGAGGGATCAATCTGACCGGATACCAGAATCACAAAGGGCAGCAAAGCCAATGCAGCCACACCGACGCAAAGATGCACCGCGATGAAAACCCGGTGACGGGTCATCTCGCTGTCACTTTGCTTGCCACTTTCATGCAGAAGGCCACCCACGAAGGATTGAATCGATGTGTTGGCCCAAAACGCGTCTTGCACTGTCTTACCTCACCCGAACTATGGCCAATAGAGATCTGGCCACAAAAGAATACGCAATACAAACTCAGGGTCTCGGAACGACGATCCGATTGGTATTGTGAGCCATAGAGTGC includes the following:
- a CDS encoding ATP-binding protein encodes the protein MQDAFWANTSIQSFVGGLLHESGKQSDSEMTRHRVFIAVHLCVGVAALALLPFVILVSGQIDPSLSTPLSLVPLWMLAPLVSVAYLSKTGKLSNAFLVTAALTAACISWVASMTGGVYSAHLIWLGVIPLEVALSGNGRIIKKALLICLAAVAGLFALQEAQLLSGLEVASPAQSVIGSISIILAIIYAGLLAVRIEQLHRFRVSSLSAKELHYRSIANTVSDMITRHDRSGDVTYASDASYALLGVAPDQLNGNNLFHFVHIPDRPAYLRALSDCMNQPDDCNDPVTVELQVMSKAISDHEAGNAGEKPKAAPILRWVEMKCSPKRDEQGFIAGVIAVSRDISKRKKTQFAMEEARAEAEKANEGKIRFLANVTHELRTPLNTIIGFSEILCHPELSCDNEERNREYAELIHKGGTHLLQLVNSLLDMSRLESGNFEVNAQAFDLNDLVTGCSRMMQTEADRRGIMLYSQCSDDLPDVNLDPRACRQIVLNLLSNALKFSDKGDQVCISVARVCRSTKEEAFASELLVIKVSDTGIGIDKKDLPKLAQPFVQAESSLQRRYEGAGIGLSITRGLAELQNGTFHIKSKVGKGTTVTITLPVDMEKDTAQEATNSVATLKNHVGDDGDMTAPHNGKVSFSGKKIA